From the genome of Carassius gibelio isolate Cgi1373 ecotype wild population from Czech Republic chromosome B10, carGib1.2-hapl.c, whole genome shotgun sequence, one region includes:
- the LOC127966338 gene encoding uncharacterized protein LOC127966338 produces MGQGWKMLPLIVFLLLWRTADGLKRGVYSNSDISESHLTETLPVGEVGSTLFPEKSFRSRSKLNLLQFVKGGSSSDQSVSHDRTAPSSYASASLPPPLVQRPSSSLLSGSTVPGVASQLNLGTQYAARDSGLPIYRGSSYPAVPGISGHSNRDTLQVASSKGILMLQSAEAPLPVFSQSTSYSSSSAPGAASTSQSTPVLHSESSGQPLYPQGEGSLSKWASTQYTSDSSTKLSSTISHLSSGKQSTPSWFNSRSPGVSGTFLSSGSVHSIPTQVGSYSGVSQSLTPSSQYTPGSLMSNKLDASRSTNSQSSPIVSTSNTQSRSGMPLVTSSHVPVQGSSSSTRLSLKPPGTLGEYTPISPTKYISGPTSSRTSHSAVSPVGSLSQMESSGVFPSRGGNYYSGLLPQSQANSGKYALGYSFLSKPISSPQSTSSQSASVSNSRKPYISAFQDTTGAQFGAWQEMSSPSSGSVPSSVSSSVYCKCALSPLDVDSQTTTVHHSSEHFTSNSDTQSESSTPFTLQGSITYDGPPQQKAIASQFAPVSHSFSSASSQSSTVQDLQEPLPSTDTGSSGTQAGSSTPFTLQHTISDGSPQPQHTSQFSPGLPSSYPSLSFASPLGVAGQSASTRQFTSASRGSSMAPLGASALFAPGSTSSRYSGSVQSQDAASQFAPGSKPSYTSLSVSFPKADSGPSLQSSRKPFTSTFTGSSGTQAGSSTPFTLLHTASSGSSPPQNNANQFSPGWPSSYHGLSSSLGVASPSSLRKPFTSTFTGSSGTQAGSSFTLQGSSASGGSSTQGATGQFVPGSSSASVSSSPQSVGSQSSQPQRGSSVSQRWQPSSTHWTQGVPTSDAGAPLGSSSSQSSPIRFSSQSSAGGSTSRVSSLSVSASRGSTSHDGSFQSQSSSTKYTTGSQVLPYDPSVAAQGTSSVFASEVLRGSSSLNNQNAPAPSRSSSSRRVYSVKG; encoded by the exons ATGGGTCAAGGATGGAAAAT gttacccTTGATAGTATTCCTACTACTTTGGAGGACTGCTGATGGACTTAAAA GGGGTGTTTATTCAAATTCTGACATCTCGGAGTCCCACTTGACTGAGACTCTGCCTGTTGGAGAAGTGGGCTCCACTTTGTTTCCTGAAAAATCCTTTAGAAGCAGGTCAAAGTTGAATCTACTCCAGTTTGTCAAAGGTGGTTCTAGTAGCGATCAGTCAGTATCCCATGACCGGACTGCTCCAAGCAGCTATGCTTCGGCTTCCTTACCTCCGCCCCTAGTTCAACGGCCTTCAAGCAGTTTGTTGTCTGGATCAACCGTTCCAGGTGTCGCTAGTCAATTAAATTTGGGAACCCAGTATGCTGCAAGAGATTCTGGACTTCCGATATATAGAGGGAGTAGCTACCCTGCTGTGCCTGGTATTTCTGGCCACTCCAACCGTGATACTTTGCAGGTGGCCAGCTCCAAGGGAATCTTAATGCTTCAATCAGCAGAAGCCCCTTTGCCAGTGTTCTCTCAGAGTACCTCTTACAGCAGTTCATCTGCTCCAGGTGCTGCTTCCACTTCTCAAAGTACCCCTGTACTACATTCAGAAAGCTCAGGTCAACCTTTGTACCCTCAGGGTGAAGGTAGTTTGTCTAAATGGGCCTCTACTCAGTATACCTCAGACTCCAGTACAAAGCTCAGTTCAACAATTTCTCACCTATCCTCTGGTAAACAAAGCACCCCGAGTTGGTTTAATTCCAGATCTCCAGGAGTTTCTGGCACATTTTTATCTTCTGGTTCGGTCCATTCTATACCTACACAAGTTGGAAGTTACAGTGGCGTGTCCCAGTCTCTCACTCCCTCTAGTCAGTATACTCCAGGATCTTTAATGTCTAACAAGCTTGATGCTAGCCGGTCCACAAATTCTCAAAGTTCACCTATTGTTTCTACATCAAACACCCAGAGCAGGTCTGGCATGCCGTTAGTGACTTCTAGTCATGTCCCTGTACAAGGCAGTAGTAGCTCTACCAGGTTATCTCTTAAGCCTCCAGGCACTCTGGGTGAGTATACTCCAATATCCCCTACCAAATATATAAGCGGTCCCACAAGTAGCAGGACTTCCCATAGTGCAGTTTCACCGGTTGGCTCTCTGTCTCAAATGGAATCTTCTGGTGTATTTCCATCACGTGGAGGGAACTATTACAGTGGGTTGCTTCCACAGTCTCAAGCTAACTCTGGGAAATATGCTCTCGGATACTCATTTCTTTCTAAGCCCATTTCTTCACCCCAAAGCACTTCCAGTCAGTCTGCTAGTGTCTCAAATTCCCGTAAACCATATATCTCTGCATTCCAGGATACCACTGGGGCTCAGTTTGGGGCCTGGCAGGAAATGAGCAGCCCTTCCAGTGGTTCTGTCCCGTCTTCAGTTTCCTCAAGTGTATATTGCAAGTGTGCATTGTCACCCCTAGATGTAGACAGTCAGACTACTACAGTTCACCATTCAAGTGAGCATTTTACCTCTAACTCTGACACCCAGTCAGAGTCGTCTACCCCCTTCACCCTGCAAGGAAGTATCACTTATGATGGACCCCCACAGCAGAAAGCTATTGCAAGTCAGTTTGCCCCTGTGTCCCACTCCTTTTCAAGTGCATCATCCCAATCTTCTACTGTTCAGGATTTACAAGAGCCGCTTCCATCTACTGACACGGGCAGTTCTGGCACCCAGGCTGGGTCCTCCACTCCCTTTACCCTGCAACACACCATTTCTGATGGATCACCTCAGCCTCAACATACTAGCCAGTTTAGCCCTGGGTTGCCATCCTCCTATCCAAGTTTATCATTCGCATCACCCCTAGGTGTTGCTGGTCAATCTGCTTCAACGAGGCAGTTTACCTCTGCCTCCCGGGGCAGCTCGATGGCTCCGCTTGGGGCCTCTGCTCTTTTTGCACCAGGAAGCACGAGTAGCCGTTACAGTGGTTCTGTCCAGTCTCAAGATGCTGCAAGTCAGTTTGCCCCTGGATCGAAACCCTCCTACACAAGTTTATCAGTGTCCTTCCCCAAAGCTGATTCTGGTCCTTCACTTCAGAGTTCACGGAAACCGTTTACCTCTACCTTCACAGGCAGCTCTGGCACTCAGGCAGGGTCCTCGACTCCCTTCACCCTGCTTCACACTGCTTCAAGTGGATCATCTCCACCTCAAAATAATGCTAACCAGTTTAGCCCTGGGTGGCCATCCTCATATCACGGTTTGTCCTCATCCCTAGGTGTTGCCAGTCCATCTAGTTTACGGAAGCCATTTACCTCTACCTTCACAGGCAGCTCTGGCACCCAGGCTGGATCCTCTTTTACACTGCAGGGAAGCAGTGCTTCTGGTGGATCATCTACACAAGGTGCAACAGGTCAATTTGTCCCTGGGTCTTCATCTGCAAGTGTGTCGTCCTCCCCACAAAGTGTAGGCAGTCAGTCCAGCCAACCACAACGGGGCTCTTCTGTGTCCCAAAGATGGCAGCCTTCATCCACTCATTGGACACAAGGTGTTCCAACTTCAGATGCTGGTGCTCCACTGGGTAGCTCTTCATCTCAAAGCTCTCCAATACGGTTCTCTTCCCAGTCATCCGCAGGAGGCTCCACTTCAAGAGTTT